A portion of the Cryptomeria japonica chromosome 5, Sugi_1.0, whole genome shotgun sequence genome contains these proteins:
- the LOC131041155 gene encoding alpha carbonic anhydrase 7-like — translation MARPVMRAALLLLGLLLYIEGIRTQEVEDEREFTYEEGEERGAEHWGDLHEEWRACGNGQQQSPIDVVKRRAKIDPDLGKLRRIYFPANATLLNRGHVIMVKWATGAGSIEIEGRRFRLNQCHRHTPAEHTVNGRR, via the exons ATGGCACGGCCTGTAATGCGAGCTGCACTGCTTCTGTTAGGGTTACTGCTCTACATCGAGGGGATTCGAACTCAGGAAGTCG AGGATGAAAGGGAGTTCACGTATGAAGAGGGAGAGGAAAGAGGGGCAGAGCATTGGGGAGATCTGCATGAGGAATGGAGAGCGTGTGGAAATGGGCAGCAGCAGTCTCCCATTGATGTGGTGAAAAGGCGGGCTAAAATCGACCCCGATTTGGGCAAACTGCGCAGGATTTATTTCCCTGCAAATGCAACCCTCCTCAACAGGGGCCATGTTATCATG GTGAAGTGGGCCACAGGTGCTGGTAGCATTGAGATAGAGGGGAGAAGATTCAGGCTTAATCAATGCCATCGGCACACTCCAGCTGAGCATACTGTAAATGGCAGAAGGTAA